In Sparus aurata chromosome 2, fSpaAur1.1, whole genome shotgun sequence, a single genomic region encodes these proteins:
- the thrsp gene encoding thyroid hormone-inducible hepatic protein, with product MQSAEAKFNRNSLLLALRRYSSAVTDMEQTILMPSLLRDVPTDDLWECEAAEESCSDLYANYLMLKAIRNTAESSLVILDDHKVKNNATLNTTLEPLLDTDPEALFQFHLVGLFSVMTDLTKKTRSLTEKYMDIIGVSH from the coding sequence ATGCAGTCTGCCGAGGCCAAATTcaacagaaacagcctgctcttgGCTCTGAGACGATACAGCTCAGCTGTCACTGACATGGAGCAAACCATTCTCATGCCGAGCCTGCTGCGAGATGTACCCACCGATGATTTGTgggagtgtgaagcggcagagGAGTCATGCAGCGATCTGTATGCAAACTACCTGATGCTCAAGGCCATAAGAAACACAGCGGAGAGCAGTCTTGTTATCCTGGATGACCACAAGGTCAAAAACAACGCTACACTCAACACGACCCTGGAGCCTCTCTTGGACACAGATCCTGAAGCTCTCTTCCAATTCCACCTGGTAGGACTGTTTTCTGTGATGACCGACCTCACCAAGAAGACGCGGAGCCTTACGGAGAAATATATGGACATAATTGGAGTGTCACATTAG
- the guca1c gene encoding guanylyl cyclase-activating protein 3 produces MGTHCSSLDDIMEEDMHHWYTKFMRESPSGLITLFELKTMLEMNGMTEEASSYVDQVFFTFDMDGDGYIDFVEYIAAISLLLKGEINQKLKWYFKLFDQDGNGKIDKEELETIFKAIQDITRIYDIPPEEIVTLIYEKIDVHGEGELTLEEFISGSQDHPDIMEMLTKMMDLTHVLEIIINGLQKKPLE; encoded by the exons ATGGGGACCCACTGCTCCAGCCTGGATGATATCATGGAGGAGGACATGCACCACTGGTACACCAAATTCATGAGGGAGTCTCCTTCAGGGCTCATTACGCTCTTTGAGCTCAAGACTATGCTTGAAATGAACGGTATGACAGAGGAGGCCAGCAGCTATGTGGACCAGGTCTTCTTCACCTTTGACATGGACGGG GACGGCTATATAGACTTTGTCGAATACATTGCAGCTATCAGTTTACTACTGAAAGGAGAAATCAACCAGAAACTAAAGTGGTACTTTAAGCTCTTTGATCAAGATGGAAATGGGAAAATCGACAAAGAGGAACTTGAGACTATATTTAAG GCTATTCAAGATATCACCAGAATTTACGACATACCCCCGGAGGAGATTGTGACTCTCATATATGAGAAGATTGATGTGCATGGAGAAG GTGAGCTGACGCTGGAGGAGTTTATCAGTGGATCTCAAGACCATCCCGACATCATGGAAATGCTCACCAAGATGATGGATCTTACCCACGTCCTGGAAATCATTATCAACGGTCTACAGAAGAAACCTTTAGAATGA
- the c15h3orf52 gene encoding TPA-induced transmembrane protein homolog: MPMELQTFRTNGNDERVTASNGDSVVDMPDGAAAAAETDGLLQMQSNGCNGGAMPANHAAKIQRDPEITNNTKESCVYRVRRELTEVVCESKSAKCKITLWMIIALVISLIVVVIIISVAVCSAIHKDPDESFDPSLFKVPVYFDGSFQLPNLVFTDELLTLSSNESQALATGFQEKLADLYRSSPALGRYFSKAKINSFRNGPVMADYQLNFLIPEEGQDQLRNFTLSREMVYNVFRQFLYDQEPNESEPMYIDPVSLKMVVRH, translated from the exons ATGCCCATGGAGCTACAGACATTTCGGACGAATGGGAACGACGAACGG GTGACGGCATCTAATGGAGACAGTGTGGTCGACATGCCtgatggagcagcagcagcagcagagacagatggACTCCTTCAAATGCAG TCTAACGGTTGCAATGGGGGAGCGATGCCCGCCAACCATGCAGCAAAAATTCAAAGGGATCCGGAAATTACAAACAATACAAAAGAG AGCTGTGTGTACAGGGTAAGGAGAGAGCTAACTGAGGTCGTCTGCGAGTCCAAGAGTGCAAAGTGCAAAATCACACTATGGATGATCATCGCCCTCGTCATTTCGCTCATCGTTGTTGTGATTATAATTTCTGTGGCCGTGTGCTCAG CGATCCACAAGGACCCGGATGAGAGCTTTGACCCTTCGTTGTTTAAAGTTCCGGTGTACTTCGATGGGAGTTTCCAACTTCCCAATCTGGTGTTCACAGATGAACTTCTCACCCTTTCTTCCAATGAAAGCCAAGCACTTGCCACAGGCTTTCAAGAAAAG CTCGCTGACCTCTACAGATCCTCCCCTGCTCTGGGACGCTATTTCTCCAAAGCTAAAATAAATTCTTTCAG AAACGGTCCAGTCATGGCTGACTACCAGCTGAATTTTCTCATCCCTGAAGAAGGGCAGGATCAGCTGAGAAACTTCACTCTGAGCAGGGAGATGGTTTACAACGTGTTCAGACAGTTCCTATATGACCAGGAGCCAAATGAGTCAGAGCCAATGTACATAGATCCTGTTTCCCTAAAAATGGTTGTAAGACACTGA